From a region of the Trichocoleus sp. genome:
- a CDS encoding PPC domain-containing protein, which produces MPGLGSIVKDVFDNTASGARGLGSLSKAVDIKGSLNPSRRNFDPADFYRFRLANRSSVSMSLDGMKRNVDLILYDEDNKILSASKNGGKQGESMTQTLKPGLYYVKVGLSGKGKGTAYNFSVSSLAAPASKDLDSVTGDVNKVVNPAASFDSSDPSPITPPDPGNTTAIAFDTGALSATKVYRNNLGGGTDNGDFYRFTLAQTRRVSLAIGNLAGGDVKLNLIYDANNNGLVDENDLIANSGSNLTKPLGAGTYFVGVIPGSIENNISYDLKLETGAIANLNPNNDPGKVPGTAYNFGALNGSISIREFVGSADLSDLYRFTLPQVSGVKVDLQGLPDDVVMTLIHDVNANGLIDSGDPLVFDETPVSASDLKTLGKGAYFLRIEPKENVGNAVYDLTVAAKPLTGLSFNTSDADDPGSGLGTAKGVTVQSGTSQLVKQFVGSVDSADVYRFTLDSQVNAFKATLSTAALSDKITMALVYDRNGDGIMNLGEKVSETRVIPGDFIGGTFLSPGKEETQATSITRTLGQGTYFLVVNQQSTIENTVYNLDLFTQSLTNTYASADPSSNLGQATPLLINGSTYSQFVGSTDASDVYQFTIGGAAPQNVLIKVAGLADTAEIRLAQDKNGNGLIDSPFAADGTTLLTPDQTEVFEPGVDSISGTTVLYSPLPPYASPADVTRFNLPIDNGFVTNLPTDIYARLNPGTYYIEIERAGYDTDLGDGVVRTGHSNTPYTLTLLPA; this is translated from the coding sequence ATGCCTGGTCTTGGAAGCATCGTTAAAGACGTTTTTGATAATACCGCCAGTGGCGCGCGTGGTCTTGGGTCTCTCAGTAAGGCAGTTGATATTAAGGGTTCTCTGAATCCTTCGCGTCGCAATTTTGACCCAGCAGATTTTTATCGGTTTCGACTCGCCAATCGCAGCAGTGTTTCTATGTCTCTGGATGGCATGAAACGCAATGTTGATCTCATCCTTTATGACGAGGATAACAAGATACTTTCTGCCTCAAAAAATGGGGGCAAGCAGGGAGAGTCGATGACTCAAACCCTGAAGCCTGGACTTTACTACGTCAAGGTTGGTTTATCGGGCAAGGGAAAAGGGACAGCTTACAATTTCAGTGTCTCGTCTCTCGCTGCGCCTGCTTCCAAAGATTTGGACTCCGTAACTGGCGACGTCAATAAGGTTGTTAACCCTGCTGCTTCGTTTGATTCTTCTGATCCCAGTCCGATTACGCCACCTGATCCAGGTAATACAACTGCGATTGCTTTTGATACAGGTGCGCTGAGTGCAACAAAGGTCTATCGGAATAACCTGGGCGGTGGCACTGATAATGGCGATTTCTATCGCTTCACGCTTGCTCAAACTCGCAGAGTTTCCCTGGCGATCGGTAACCTGGCAGGAGGGGATGTCAAGCTCAATCTTATTTATGATGCTAACAACAATGGTTTAGTCGATGAGAATGACTTAATTGCAAATAGCGGTTCAAACTTGACGAAACCTCTAGGAGCAGGCACATATTTTGTGGGCGTGATTCCAGGTTCGATCGAAAACAATATCAGTTACGATTTGAAACTTGAAACAGGTGCAATTGCAAACCTGAATCCTAACAACGATCCAGGTAAAGTGCCTGGAACTGCCTACAATTTTGGTGCATTGAACGGCAGTATCAGCATCCGAGAATTCGTTGGCTCTGCCGATCTCAGCGACTTGTATCGTTTCACCCTTCCTCAAGTCAGTGGTGTCAAAGTTGATCTCCAGGGATTGCCAGATGACGTTGTCATGACGCTAATCCATGATGTTAATGCGAACGGCTTGATTGATAGCGGTGATCCACTTGTTTTTGATGAAACGCCTGTTTCTGCTTCAGACCTCAAGACTCTTGGTAAAGGCGCATACTTCCTCCGCATTGAGCCAAAGGAAAATGTTGGCAACGCAGTTTATGATCTCACTGTGGCTGCTAAACCTCTAACTGGATTGAGCTTTAACACGAGTGATGCAGACGATCCGGGCAGTGGTTTAGGAACTGCCAAAGGGGTAACTGTGCAGAGTGGAACAAGTCAATTGGTTAAGCAATTTGTCGGTTCCGTTGATTCAGCTGATGTTTACCGATTCACCCTGGATAGTCAGGTTAACGCTTTCAAAGCAACTCTCAGTACTGCTGCTTTAAGCGACAAGATCACAATGGCCTTGGTCTATGATCGCAATGGTGACGGCATTATGAACTTGGGTGAAAAAGTATCAGAAACCCGCGTCATTCCAGGAGATTTTATTGGTGGCACTTTCCTATCCCCTGGAAAAGAGGAGACTCAGGCAACATCGATTACGAGAACTTTGGGTCAGGGAACTTATTTCCTGGTCGTCAATCAACAAAGCACGATCGAAAATACGGTCTACAACCTCGATCTGTTTACTCAGAGCTTAACCAATACTTATGCCTCAGCCGATCCAAGCTCTAACCTCGGTCAGGCTACGCCACTGTTGATTAACGGTTCAACTTACAGTCAGTTTGTTGGCTCGACGGATGCTTCTGATGTTTATCAGTTCACCATTGGTGGGGCTGCCCCACAGAACGTTTTGATTAAGGTAGCAGGGTTGGCAGACACCGCTGAAATTCGCTTGGCACAGGACAAGAACGGAAATGGATTGATAGATAGTCCCTTTGCTGCGGATGGTACAACCCTTCTGACACCAGACCAGACAGAAGTATTTGAGCCAGGTGTAGATTCAATTTCAGGCACAACTGTTCTTTACTCGCCTCTACCACCTTATGCAAGCCCTGCAGACGTCACTCGGTTTAACCTACCAATCGATAACGGATTTGTCACGAATCTGCCAACAGATATCTATGCAAGGTTGAACCCTGGAACTTACTACATTGAAATTGAAAGGGCAGGCTACGATACTGATTTGGGAGATGGTGTCGTTCGCACAGGTCATAGCAACACTCCTTACACGCTAACGCTTCTTCCTGCTTAG
- a CDS encoding AAA family ATPase, translated as MNSTLVKKEANLLYKSLMPLVEFDPKFTELILIDLAKVIQICGQSNGEIRSSELLAYLIVYALLKEDGEKLNAAIRLWDNSPEERLKYQKISLQLLLERTKEQLPDRLTLPSVLNRLDEEKGTNYLNRTTNAIYTFAQVIVKADDTISLAEMEALSQVWQMLHSYQKLDRYQDGFISAPTTASSNSTPETPSAQATPPAEDPAQTLAQALTELNDLVGMANIKEEVQTLTNFLKVQKVRADRGLAQTPVSLHLVFGGPPGTGKTTVARLMGRIFKGLGFLEKGHLIETDRSGMVAGYVGQTAKKVDDLVNSALDGVLFIDEAYALVPTESGRDFGQEAIDVLLKRMEDYRDRLVVIVAGYTDEMVTFIESNPGLESRFNRYFYFKDYAPEELLAIFEKMCGKSHFKLTPAAKEKLHQLFEGLYTKRDRNFGNGRLVRNLFEKTIERQANRLAVLSNFTDELLMTLQPDDIPTKFESDRMNVVKQGL; from the coding sequence GTGAATTCCACATTGGTTAAAAAAGAAGCCAATCTTTTGTATAAATCGCTGATGCCATTGGTGGAATTCGATCCAAAATTTACAGAGCTGATTTTGATTGATCTGGCAAAAGTAATCCAGATTTGTGGACAGAGTAACGGTGAGATTCGATCGTCTGAGCTATTGGCTTATCTCATTGTTTATGCACTCTTGAAAGAAGATGGAGAAAAACTGAATGCTGCAATTCGCTTATGGGATAATTCTCCAGAAGAGCGGCTAAAATATCAAAAAATTTCCCTGCAGCTGTTGTTAGAACGAACGAAGGAACAATTACCCGATCGCTTAACTTTGCCTTCTGTCTTGAATCGGTTGGATGAAGAAAAAGGGACAAATTATCTCAATCGAACAACCAACGCGATTTATACCTTTGCTCAGGTCATTGTTAAAGCGGACGATACGATTTCTTTAGCAGAAATGGAGGCTTTGTCTCAGGTCTGGCAAATGCTGCATTCCTATCAGAAACTCGATCGCTATCAGGATGGCTTCATTTCTGCGCCGACAACTGCAAGCTCGAATTCAACACCTGAGACTCCATCAGCACAAGCAACGCCACCAGCAGAAGATCCTGCCCAAACCTTAGCGCAAGCCCTGACAGAACTAAATGATTTGGTGGGCATGGCGAATATTAAAGAAGAGGTGCAAACGCTCACAAACTTTCTCAAGGTGCAGAAGGTACGAGCCGATCGTGGGCTTGCCCAGACTCCGGTTTCTCTGCACTTAGTTTTTGGTGGACCGCCGGGCACGGGTAAAACGACTGTCGCTCGTTTGATGGGCAGAATTTTCAAGGGACTGGGATTCTTGGAGAAAGGACATCTGATTGAAACCGATCGCTCTGGCATGGTGGCTGGCTATGTTGGGCAAACGGCAAAAAAAGTCGATGATTTAGTCAATTCTGCGCTGGATGGTGTGCTGTTTATTGATGAAGCTTACGCCTTAGTGCCAACTGAATCGGGTCGAGATTTTGGGCAGGAAGCGATCGATGTGCTGCTGAAACGTATGGAAGACTATCGCGATCGATTAGTGGTGATTGTGGCAGGCTATACGGATGAAATGGTCACGTTTATCGAATCAAATCCGGGGCTTGAATCACGCTTCAATCGCTATTTTTATTTCAAAGATTATGCGCCAGAAGAATTACTGGCAATTTTTGAGAAAATGTGCGGTAAAAGTCACTTCAAGCTGACACCAGCTGCAAAGGAAAAACTACATCAACTCTTTGAAGGTTTGTACACCAAGCGCGATCGAAATTTTGGCAATGGTCGTTTAGTTCGCAACTTGTTTGAAAAAACGATCGAGCGTCAGGCAAATCGTTTGGCAGTGTTGTCTAACTTCACTGATGAGCTATTGATGACATTGCAACCTGATGATATTCCCACAAAGTTTGAAAGCGATCGGATGAATGTGGTGAAGCAGGGGTTGTAG